The following nucleotide sequence is from Mycobacterium sp. Z3061.
TTCGTGGACCGCCCGGACCTGGCGGTCGCTCACCGTACCCGGCCTGCGTATCGCCAGTGAGGTGGCCGCCGAGGGGAGAGCCGGATATGGGGCGATCGGCGACCACGGCAGCATCTTCCAGGACCTGACAGCCAAGGTGGTGAAACCCGAAGACGTACTGGTGGTGTTCTTCGGTTCCCGCAACGACCAGGACGTCGACCCGGTACTGCTCGCCCAGCGTGTCCACGCCACGTTCACTCTGGCCCGCCGGCTTGCGCCGTCGGCGCGGTTCCTGGTGGTCGGCCCGCCGTGGCCGACGGCAGATGTGCCGCTGCCGGTGCTGGTGATTCGGGATGTACTGGCCGGAGCCGCGTGGGCCGCGGGAGCGGATTTCGTCGACCCGATCGGGGACCGCTGGTTCGTGGACCGGCCGGACCTGATCGGATCCGACGGAGTGCACCCGAACGACGCGGGGCACGAGTACATGGCGGAGAAGATGGTGCCACTGATTCGCTGGCAACTGTCCCGGTAAGTCGAGGTGAGACGAGTGAACCCTCGCCACCGGGACGTATTGAGTTGCGCCGCCGCAGCTTCAGTCTTCTGCGTGCCTCTCGTAATCCCAACGTTCAAGGCGCGCTTGCAATTGCAATAGACCAAGCCCGGCGACCGGCGCGGCTGCTGAGAGCAGGACCACCAGCATCGGACTCATTTCAAAACCTCCAAAACCCTTCTATTGGTATCACGTTCGCGGTCATCGCATGGTTCATTCGCTGATAATCCGCCGTCGTGTCATTCATTTGTTATGGCTTGATCGGCCAATGCGCCGATGACGGGCGCCAGGAGTTGTGCGTACTCGGTGGTCACGTGGTTGTCGTCGCGAAACACCAGGGTGTTTCCGACGACCAACGGGCAGCGCTGCGGGCTGCAGAACAGGTCGGTCAGGTCGGCATAGGAGCCGCCGGCCGCGGTGGTCACCCGCTGTTCGGCAGCGATGCCGTCGCCGTTGGCCGCCACCGACCGCGCCGGTGCGCAGGCGCCGGCGTCGTCCAGGTGCGCCGACAGGCACGTCGGAGCCGAGCCCTGCGGGTCGGCCACCGGACCGAGCACCAGAACCCGCGAGCCCATGCCGCGCAGCTGGGCCACCACCGTGGCCAGCGCGTCGATCCACGCGGGGTCATACGAGGCGAAGCTGAAGTCGGCGTGATAGCGCCGGCTCATGCTCAGCACCACCAGTCGCGGTCGTTCGGCCGCAAGCCGGCTCACGATCTCTGCGCGCCATTGCTCGCATTCGGTGTATTTGCGGCCCAGGTACGGGCTGACGATCGGGATGTCCAGGAACGGGCAGGTGACCTTGGCCATGGTCTCCAGCCGCCAGTGCCGCTGCTCGGCGATCTGCTGTAGGGCCGGATCCCACATCGCCGCGTGCGAGTCGCCGATCAGCGCGACGGTGGTGGGTGGGTTCGCGTCGCCTTTCACCGAAGCGCATTCGCTCTGACCGACATCGCGCCAGGATCGCATGCAGCCGTTGACGAACACCGCCGCCTTGTCGGCCGGCGCAGCCGCCAGGGACGGATTCAGGTTGGACGGCACGGCCCGCTGTCCGGCCGCCGCGACCAGCATCTCCCGCGCCTGGGTGAACGCCTGCCGGACCGCCGCTTCCTGCGGACTGAGCTGCGGGTCGGGTGCGGGCGGCAGCGCGACGATTCTGGCCTGCGGGGCGGCCGACCCGTGCCCCACCGGGGCCGGCACCGCCGTCAGCAGAACCGCGCACGCGCATGCGGCGACGGCGCTGGCGGCGCCGGCGACGGCCAGACTCGCCTTCGCCGAACGGCGTAACCCCGCGGCGAAGCGGCCGGGATTCTCGACGGCGTGCATCGTGATGACGGCCAGGCCGGCGGACACCGTCGTCGCCGCGAGCCGCCCCGGCAACCCGCCGGGATCGCCCAGCATTGGTGGCAGGAGCAGCAGGACCGGCCAGTGCCACAGGTACCACGAGTAGGAGACCCGCCCGATCGCCCGCATCGCCGGCGGGCAGAGCACCCGCCCGACGCCCATGCCGCCGGTGACGCAACCCGCGCCGATCACCAGGGCGGTGCCCAGCACCGGGAGCAGCGCCGAGGTGCCGGGGTAGGGGGTGTGGGGGCCCAGTTGGGTACAGGTCAGCAGGATCAGCGTCAGGCCGCCCCACCCCGCCACTGTCGCGGGAAGCAGGGGCAGTCGCTTCCA
It contains:
- a CDS encoding Rv0518 family GDSL lipase — its product is MTRLATFAISIVVLVAVASSGLVDSAQARPFRALTLDLRLKPIAVIGDSYTTGTNEGGLGANSWTARTWRSLTVPGLRIASEVAAEGRAGYGAIGDHGSIFQDLTAKVVKPEDVLVVFFGSRNDQDVDPVLLAQRVHATFTLARRLAPSARFLVVGPPWPTADVPLPVLVIRDVLAGAAWAAGADFVDPIGDRWFVDRPDLIGSDGVHPNDAGHEYMAEKMVPLIRWQLSR
- a CDS encoding acyltransferase family protein, encoding MSQQDRAPFRPDIEGLRAVAVVAVVLYHAGIPGIAGGYIGVDVFFVISGFLITGLLWREVQATETVALGRFYAARARRLLPAAATVGVVTAVVAAAVLPPLQARRVFIDGIASMLYVGNYRFAVQNTDYMISDLPPSPFQHYWSLGVEEQFYLVWPALIIATAYLARRIARADSPRNTPHLVVVTLVGAASLAAAVIWTHTSPPWAFFSLPTRAWELAAGGLVALTINQWKRLPLLPATVAGWGGLTLILLTCTQLGPHTPYPGTSALLPVLGTALVIGAGCVTGGMGVGRVLCPPAMRAIGRVSYSWYLWHWPVLLLLPPMLGDPGGLPGRLAATTVSAGLAVITMHAVENPGRFAAGLRRSAKASLAVAGAASAVAACACAVLLTAVPAPVGHGSAAPQARIVALPPAPDPQLSPQEAAVRQAFTQAREMLVAAAGQRAVPSNLNPSLAAAPADKAAVFVNGCMRSWRDVGQSECASVKGDANPPTTVALIGDSHAAMWDPALQQIAEQRHWRLETMAKVTCPFLDIPIVSPYLGRKYTECEQWRAEIVSRLAAERPRLVVLSMSRRYHADFSFASYDPAWIDALATVVAQLRGMGSRVLVLGPVADPQGSAPTCLSAHLDDAGACAPARSVAANGDGIAAEQRVTTAAGGSYADLTDLFCSPQRCPLVVGNTLVFRDDNHVTTEYAQLLAPVIGALADQAITNE